The DNA window TGGCCTATTGAAAATATCGTATGCAAATATTTATCGAAAAAATTAGTAAAGTATGGTAGATATACCGAAATATCGGTTCAGTGTATATATAGGTATGCGTTTTTCAAAAATTTGGTATACatataccgaaataatatttacaaattaaatatatatatatatttatataatacttataaataaataaataagagaaatgatagagAGAAGAAATTTGAAGAAAGTAATGACGTGACACAAATTGATATGTAATTCTCTCCTATTATCCCTAATTTCCTTTATCTTATcactcaataataaataaataatgactaatgaaattataaataactaagttatatttttttcgaaATTAGATTTACGCATATTaacaaattcattattttagaaTTGATTTGAGATTAACTCTcagtatttattttttgtctttAATATCGGTAGattcatattttgtttgttcAAACAAATTGGAGACTCAACACTTAATGTATTTATTCTCTGTTATGACTTTCGTAACGTTTTATTCTCCGCAAATTTTcgactaaaaataaatatatttctataatattgATATCATACCAAAATATCGGCTAccacaaatattatatattatatataactggTATGTTAATTGTATCTTTCCAAGATTTCGGTACAGTATAGATATGATTTTTTATGTACCAAAAATTTCAATATGGATAAAAAAATCGGGTATCGTACAAATTCACTCCTAATTAGGTTGGTTTCACAttgttcttatatttttatgttgtgGGGATGTCTTtgttttttgataaaattccttCAAGTATTTCAAAATTGtactcaataatatattttttgaataatttagataatCATAATTCAAGCACTTAATTTAATCCGAACTCAACTCAGCCAAATTAAATATCTTCCCTAAATTAGTAATTtggatttggtttgatttgaattaatttgaattttgaacttAATGAAGTACAGTATATATTTAACTTCAATTGGACTCAAGTGGCATAAAATTAATTGCTTAACAAGAATTACATTGCTACAAGGTTGAAGAAACTTGGAACTTTGAAGGCAATGGAGCCCATGTGGGAATACTTAGTTTCCAAGCCACCAACGTAAATCTCACGATTCATTTACATCCTTTTTttctatcataattaattaattccaaTTTGAATTAGACAAAAGAATTTGGTATTTAATGTTCAAAGGAATGAGGTACCGGTCATAAGAGGTGAAGACAACACATGTTATCTTATTCACTTGATTAGAGAAGTGTCTCTGGATGAATATTTTGATGAAATGGTCCTTATAAGATTAGAAAAAGTGAAAAGtggatattataaatttttgttattgaAAAAAGAtcaagaaagtaaaaaaaaattgctcATTGGGTTAAGAGAATTTTATGATTTAGATTATAAGTTAGGTGAGCTTTTGAAGAATATAGGTTTATTCaggtttataaatttttaacatttgataattttagattttgtattaaaaataattgatcttttaatttcttgttttgaaattttaagtGAAGAAATAACATATTTACTTACAAAGTTGGTCAAAAGTATCAATTTTATGTATGcactataaatattttgtcaatgcaaagaaaatgcaaagaaaagttgataaattattatttaaatggttaattttattgtgtttgaagtgttgataatattttagatactaatatttttgcaatatttttattttattttgtttaaatgatttttatttatattatattttataaatatttttaagaatatatatatatttatcaaaaaaaaaaaacattgaacaaAAGACTTCATTTTTGTTGTatattttttccctttttattCACTAGTGAAAAAAGGGTCATTATCGAGAGTATAATTCTCGGTAATGGCCCTATATCTATTGGTATAGTCATAATATTGAAAGTTTGGGTAACTCTCGGCATTCGTTGGTATTACGGCTTTCGGTAAATCTAATTGAGTGTTTACTAAGCGATTTCATGAATCTCTTGGTTTAGACACTAGAGAGAAAAATCGAAAGTTATTTAGAAAATTCTCGATTTTTCCCTCGCAAGAAAGACCGAGAGATTATCTATTATCTCTCGGTTTTCTTGTGAGGAAAAAATcagagtttttcaaaaaaaaattggcgAAAAAACGAGATATAACtattatctctcggtttttcttgtcAGGGAGAAACTggaaattattgaaaaattctCAGTTTTTCCCTCGCAAGAAAAACTGAGAGATTATCTATTATCTCAATTTTTTCTGTCGAGGGAAAAACaaagagtttttcaaataacttttgttttttcccttataaaaaaataagataatagaTAATCTCTCGGTATTGTCCCTGTAAATGGCTTAAATAGGCCGATCGTTTCTTACGCAACCAAAACATGTTCAACCAAATCAAGACATATAAAATAACattcatatataaaaagatcattataattccaaaattctaaaccaaaccCAATCAGCCAAACCACCTGTTATTAGCCAAACCAAAACGTTTACAATTGTCAAAAAACAACTACAATGTACTAACTAGCTAGGGGGTTGATACTGCCTCATTAAGAATTCAAATTGTTCATATTTCTCTATTCTTTGCGCCATTTCCCTCTCCCTTTGCACCCTCTTCGCCTCCATTTTACTCTCCCTTTGCGCTCTTTTCATATCCCTCTTTTAAATGTCCTCCATTGTCAACACCATTTGTCTCACTTCTGCCTTAAGCttttcattctcctccaacAATAACTGATTAGTGAGTCATTGAGAATTGTTGCCATTCCGACAATCCtctcgaaagtgtgtgggtcggacacCGGATCCCATACTGATCACTGTCCCATGCATTTGGCGTCCAAACACTTTCTCCATCAAGTCGAAGTCAGAGATATCTGGTTAGTTGATTCTTACTTCTTTCATCCTctcctgcacatttgaaattaattttcatttatataagctatatataaatttatgaaaattttaattaaagtcATTTAACTTACAATCTTCTCTTGCGCTCGTTCGTCCGGGATCGAGTTGGAGTTTTCTTTTGTAGCTTTCAGGGTACAGGTCCTCTTGAAAACTTCAACGACAGTGGGGGCCCGTCCTATTTCACCTGCCCGttgaaataacttatttatgaaattagtaacattctttatattaagttatttgaaataatgtacataccaaaTATTTCTCCACTTGTGAAAATGACatacttcccgtatgatgcgagaatttcaatttattcatGTTCTCAATATTGATACCAATGTTTCtctacatttaaaataaaaaataaagttagaacAAGtgttatcagtttttatttcaattatgaaaccgtaccttaaatttatttataaagtaatgGTTTCAACACACGAATTCCCAATCAGTTGGATCGTAGTCTCGTGAGGGATTGGCAAGTAGCGTTGCCTCGTCTCCGTTGAACCCGGATATAATCACTATTCAAATCAGAGTGCCACCTATCCCATATCTGTCTGGCGTGTGCCAATCTAGTTGCTCAATATTGATCAATAGAACTATCTATACTCTCGAACGGatcctaaaaaataaaacattcaaatgttattaaaaaaatttgaatgatAAATGTACAAGTATTTTATCATAGTCATAGCAAGGCAAAGTGAATtcaattggtcagcacttaataCCTTCTACTTCACCAGACAATGTGAGATGGCTGAGGAGGCCCGTACCACCGACCCCAAATGTTTAGACCACACGCATCTACCATTGCCGTTGGGCCTCTCATCTACCTCTCTGAAAGTCAGAGCAATCTTTAACCCCGCTGGCCACCTCGATAGAGCGATATTTTTGTTCTTCTCCCGTCTCTTTCGGGCAGAAGATTCTgcaaaaatagaaaattcaatATTAGGTGTAAATCAATACAAGCAATAAATATGTGTAAAAGTGTTATCTGTTGATGATGGGTCATGAGTGGACTGGTGCTCATGATTCTTCTCCTCTTGATCCTCTATATCCTCCGCCTGATCCTCCTCCTAACACTCCTGATCAGTAATCGTACTCTCAATAAACTCTTCAGCCTCATCCTCCTCATGTGTACCACATACTGGGTCAGCAATAGCTAACGAGTCCACGACATACACTGTGTCTCTGGAAAACTCTCCTCGGATCTTAAGGTGATCTGCTTGTGCAAGTAGGTTCTGGAATGTCATGTCTAGTTTCTTTGGTGTTTTCTGTATACCATTTCAAATAGTTTGGTTGCGACCACCATCCATCCTGTATGCAAACacatatcattaataaattggagaacattaaagtaaaaacataaatctagcTAATTAATCTTAACTAGATATTTGTAAACTgtggatttatttttgtcataatcttccaaccgggtcgtgATGTCATATAaaggcgtagaatacttgttttttcttgactcgccaatatatacggttCTTGACcttgggttttcaaaatccgGTTTACATtgatacttacgaagccatatttatccatttTCACTCCTCATTCCCTAGAATGTGtgtcaaaccacttacactttaataagacaactcgtttatgagaaaagtattgtacttgaATTATATCCAttaactccgtagtatgacataatATCTGACCCATTGTACCCTTCATCAACCACTCCGCTGTTTTAAGTGGTCAAACCTTCATCGTGTTTTTCtatacagaatttgtatccgtttatattacacaaaatattaatacatgaGTACATAGTTGGACCTTCGCCTAAGATCTTAAGGTCTCTTGATATATCATTATCTTCTGCtaattgagcgacctatatatacattcccgaaattcatttgttaattgtaaaatcaaaataaagttataagatATGGTTCTGAATCtactcactctatgcttaaAATAGGTGGCATACGTTTCTCCACGGGActcattgttattgcaatacttcATATACTCACtgtaaatagatcgaatattaaataacatactctttaatgttaattaataagacgtacaataacaaaaaatattgaatcttacatgtaaaaatgtTCTGATTcaggacaatttttcaaaatgtatgaatgagccgTCACTCGATCtctataatccaagttgtatattttttcgTTGGATAAGTCTttcaacgatgaaaatattgaaaggCCCGAGATTGAAGTTTGTGCATGTTCTTGATCTTcctcctccatatacctggcacataagtcaatactctcatttacaagatagctctctCTTATTGAGACTTCGGGGTGGTTTTTATttcgcaaatatcttttcattgtacccatgtaatgttctaTCGGATAAATTTATCAATACTAGACAGGCCCCCCAAGCAAAGCCTTGAATGAAAAGTGAACCGGAAGATGTATCATGATGTCGGAGAATGATGGTGggaaaatcatttcaaatttgcaaaatGTCGTTATATATCCaagtacaattgttcgaggtctgCTGCAATCAACTCTTTGGAGCACAACAAACGAAAGAACTGGGACAAATTTACTATAACATCATACATATGATTTAGAAGTAATCTACGGGTttctaaaggaataagatattccaataaaatatgaaaatcatgactctttaatctcgtaatcttcttctcttccaaatttacacaacctcTAATATTCGAGCAAAAACTATCAGGCAACTTAAAATCCTTGAAGAACTTACAAACATGTTTTTTATGATTAAAGGACAAAGTGAAAAGCACTTCTCGATAATGAACCACTCATCCATCATTTACAAGATGTAACCActattttatgcctaagagatGTAAATCTTTACGGGCTTTACAATATTCATCATTATTCCCAACACGCTAGGCGACCGCCTATGCGGTAGGCGATCCAACACCGCTCCGCCTATACATGAGGCTGTcagattatataattatttttaattaattaactactaatattaatatatatatatatttaataaataaaaactctttatctcccactatttatttaaatattgagaCAACTCTTTACATTCCAAttcatttatcttcttcttttccgTTTCTTATCTCATTCACCTCACCTCGCTTGATCATCTACATCTTCTTCGATCATCTACCTCTTCTTCAGCTCGTCTACCTCTTCTTTAGCTCGTCTATCTCTTCTTTAGTATATTAGTCTATTACGTTATTTGAATCTATGTGTAGTATTCTTGTTTAGATACATCAAATGAAGAAcatgaagaagatgttgaaTTTGAGTCCGATGATGAGAGAATTATGAATGTAGCTGATGGTGCATACAtagattatttagaaaattaattatgcttacatatttatttttgttaaatgttactatgttaaaaaatattaatttgactttttggtaaaatgataattatagaacatttttattatatttatatttaaatttatttatatttatattcaaccgcCTAGGCACCTGAGGCAGTAGGCAACTTACCGCACCGCCTaccgccatttagaacactatctatcacaaatatttttctcaatatgcataacatccaaattatgtctcaataatagtgatctccaataaggcaaacagaagaaaatgttaagtttgttccaattttCTCCCCATTTTCATGATATATATTGGTTTTCTTACTCTAATCTGTAGTAAGAATTGTGCATTCTAGGtttcgtgcttgctcgtaaatTTCTTTCTCCGTTAACAATTTCGATTGCTCTCTATAATttgttcgaccatcaaacgattctttatcccttctgtatttgtggtTTGAGGAAGGAAGCGTatgtgacccatgtaacattgtttctGACCATTAATTAATTGAAGAGATATAGCATCGTTGTTACAACAATGACAAACATATTTACTTTTCATACTCCACCCTGACAAATTCATGTACGCtagaaagtcgttaatggtccatagCAACACCGCTCGCATGTtgaagtattgcgaggtgtgtgcatcaaacgttcttaCACCACTATGACACAGTTCAGTCAACgcgtcgatcaatggctggagaaatatgtgaATTGCATCTCCCAGACTCTTTGGCCTGGAATTAACATAAATAGATTTAAATTGCTAGAATACAtagtagtgggtgacacattataaggaacaaGAATAACCGGTCATATAATGTATGAAATTTTTCCATTTGCAAAGGGTTGAAACTCATTGATAAACTCAGTCTCACGCTTCGAGAGTCCAACGCAAAATCCAAGGATGCAAAAAACGGGATTAATCCGCGATTAATCGGAAATCGAAAAAAAAAACGtttcattttttctaaaaatcggTCAACGGTCTGGTCAACGGTCAACCCGATTAAATTGGGTTTGACCCGATAGTTTAAGGgcttatttcaaaataatcccTTACTTGAAGGgcttatttcaaaataatcccTTACTTGAAGGGCTTATTTCAAATCATCAATCTCTTGAAAACCCACTCTTTAGGTTACTCTACCATTTCACCGCAGCGTCTGCGACTCGCCAACTGAGAGGAATCCACTAACCGTCACATTCATTCTCTCGGCTCAGCCATTTCTCCGCCTCGCCGCCACCATCTTATCCGGCTGATCTAATCGGACAGATTCATCTCCGCCGCATCAATTTCCACTTGCAACCGAGATCAATCGCAGGTGAGGGATCTGGTTCAAAGGCATCAACTGGTAAACCTGAATCAACTGGGTTCTTCTTCAAAGGCATCAACTGGCAACCGAGATCAATCGCAGGTGAGTTTTGTTTTCCGAGGGAGTCGAGCAGATTTTGATAATGGGTTACCTGAATATTTTCCTCAAAGGCATCAACTGGTAAACGGTAAACCTATAGTAGAATTTTACTCTAGCAACTTAGCATCTTCCATTTTCATGGTTGAATTTTGCTTTGTTGCATCTGAAAGTTCCTGAAACAGTTTTGCTTTCTTATTTGTACTAGCGTGTGCATTCAGCTCGACCGTCAAAAACTAATATGCTTGCTTTCCTAGTCACAGGTGCCCCATTTTTCATCTTGACATTTGTGATTTGAATAGCCAAAATATGTAAGAAAACAAATGctattttattatatgtgagACTGTGATGCACTTGATTAACTGACATGGAGTGATCTTTTGAATGGGTGGAATATACCAATTTGTTCATTCTTCCTTATTTTGATGTGTCTGTGATTTACATTTAAGAAATGAGTGGAATATACCATATACGTCTGTCTTACCATATATGTTAGTTGTTACCTAAGAGACTTGCTTCTTGGAAGTTCTTCATGTGCGTGCTTATTAAGTTGTTTAATGGATAATTGGTGTTTGTATATGGATAATTGGTGTTTgtttaatagatttttcattaattttcagttttcatGGATAATACTGGTGTCGAAGCATCATCAGCGGCTTCCAACTCAAGTGTGAGTGGTTCTAATCCTTTGAAACGCGATTCTGATGATGTTGGTTGGAACTACGGAAATATTATTGATCCTAAAGACAAGAATAGACTTCAATGCAAGCTTTGCCCAAAAGTGGTCACTTCGGGAATTTATCGGCTAAAACAACATATCGCTGGCGTGGGAAACAATGTTAAAGCTTGTCCAAATGCAAGTAAAGAAGCCATAAGGACATGCAAACAGGATCTATATAAGACCCAAgtgaaaaagaaacaaaaatataatgagCTTGTTCAACGTCGAAAAGAAGTTTTTATAGAATCTTCTTTCTATGCAGATTTGGATTTAGAGACGCAATCTGAGAGAGGCACTTTGGATGGTTTCGTGGAGAGTTTGGAgacaaatttaaaagataattctAGGCCATCCGACTCTAGTCACCCTTCAAAGATCACAAAACAAGCAAGTTTGAAGGCGTTGTTGGATAAAAGAAGAGTGCGTGAAACACATCAATATGTTGCTCGTTGGCTAATTGAAGCTGGTATTCCATTCAATGCTACGCAAATAGAAAGcttttcattaatgactgaAGCTATTGGACAATTTGGAAGATGATTACCTACCCCTAGTCGGTATCTATTGAGTGGACCATGTTTGACGGACGAGGTTCAGAGGATTAAGACTGCTTTGATAAAACATCAAGAGGAGTGGTCTATTACTGGTTGTTCGATTATGACAGATGCATGGACAGATCGTAAGCGAAGAAGTATTATGAACTTATGTGTGCATTGTCGAGAAGGGATGTCTTTCTTATCTTCGAGAGAGGATTCTGATTCAGCACATACTGGAGATTACATATTTGAGTATGTTGATAAATGTATTGAAGATATTGGAGAAGATAAAGTAGTACAAGTTGTGACTGACAATGCTTTAAATAACATGGCAGCAAAACGTCTCCTGAAAGTCAAGAGTCCTAATGTATTTTGGACTTCATGTGCCGCACATACCATGAATCTCATGCTAGAGGGGATTGGTAAGCAATCCAAGTTCAAGAAAACAATTGATAGTGCAAAGGAATTAACTATTTTCATCTATGGTCACCATCAAACTCTTAGCATGATCCGTACGTATACCGACAATATTGAGATTGTACGTCCCGGCGTAACACGTTTTGCAAGTACGTATCTCACTTTGGATAGTTTGCTTTCAAAAAAGGAACAATTAAGAACTATGTTTGGTTCGAATGCATTTGACTCTTTGAAACATTCTAAGAGTGTTGCcggaaaaaaaatcatatgatACGGTCTTTTCTCAATCATTTTGGAATAAGGTTACTCATGTTTTGGAAGTTTTTAAACCATTGGTAGAGGTTCTTCGCATTGTTGATGGTGATAGGCCTTCTATGCCATGGTTGTATGGGAAACTAAAAGAGGCCAAAGAAGACATCAAAAGTGCATTGAATGGAGTTGAGGGGAACTATAAACCTTTGCTAGATATCATTGAGCTTAAAGGAAAAGGAAGACTTGACAATGAATTGCACATAACGACATATTTTCTTAATCCGTTTTACTTTGCAAAAAATAGAGCCGGCATTGGAGGAGCATTCGAGGTCATGGAAGCCATACAAAAGTGTGTGGAAATGTTTTTTCCGGGTGATGAGATTTTGCAAGGCAACGTCATCAACGGAGAGTTGCAAATATATAAGAACTTGGAAGCCAGTTTTCGAGCCAAGTTTGCTAATTGTTATGAAGAGATAAATGCAAACTCTTGGTTCTCGTTTGATCCCGGTAAGTTTTCGAATTGTTGTATCTTAGACAGTaatacaataataatctaaaaaaatgcATACACCTCTTCTTATGTTTCTCTTTTAAAGTTTAGTTGGATGGTGGAGTAATTATGGAGGGAGTGCTAAGAATTTGCAAAGGATGGCAATTAGGATTCTGTCATTGACTACAAGTTCGTCGGGTTGTGAGCGAAATTGGAGCTCATTCGCTATGGTATGATGGTATATTAGTATCTCACTTTGTCACTAACTAGTTAGTAGTTAcgaattaatatatgaaattcgTTTGAACTTGCTTGCTTGTAGGTCCACACAAAGAATCGAAATCGACTTACGACCGAAAAGTTGAATGATTTGGTTTATGTCCAATTTAACTCAAAGTTATTTTATAAGAAGAAAACGAATGACATCCTAGAAGTTAGTGATTACAACAAAGCTCAACATATGATGGTTGATGGAGTACAAGACGTTGAGTCGAATGTTGATGAGGAGATTGATCCCATTACCGGAGCGACACATATGGAGGTTGGTAACGTTGTCCAATTGAGAGAACCTTgcgaagaagaagaatttgTATCGGAACCAGAAGACAttgatgaaaataatgatgCTGAGTGTAGATGggatgaagattgatgtgttTGTGAATGTGTTTTAGACTTTTTAGACTTTAGTTTATAACTTTATATGCTTTTGGACGATAATTTTAGTATCCAACGCGACTCTGTATGAATTTGGGTGTgtttttatgaatgaaatttactaatttagtattattcttaaaaaataatgaatttaggCTAAAAACGATTAATTCGATTAATTTCGATTAATCCcgattaatccaattaatcattaatcCGTGTGTGTCGATTAATGTCCGATTACCGATTACTGCAACCTTGGCAAAATCCTTATACTTGTCATCAAACTTTTTTCCAAGTTAATGAATTAGTCGGATGTTTCAACGTTTCACTATCAACTTTTCCTTCCTTATGCCATCACATCATTGAAGCAGGTTtagaggacatgtatagtctctGTAGTCTTGATATTAGAGAGAAATATCTTAACATCTTAGTGGGCataaattttccattttgttTCTTTCGAACTGCCCCACTTATTTGGTCGATTTTTCATCTAGAAAGGCCACAAACTCTACAAGACTCCAAAtttttgtcgtccttccaaaataacaTACAATTTTTCTTACATGCATCTATCTTctcatacttaagcccgatatctgtaatgaattttttacattCATAGTATGAGTTTGGCGATTGAGCATCCATCGGTAATATATCAtctttaagtagacgcaacaacatatcgaacaAAGCGTTTGTTCATTAAccgacattctttatgtgaaggaGTTTCAGTAATggtgatgatttcgttattcgagcaccttcatacactGGCCGTTTAGAATCATCAATCAATTTATAGAATCTCtacgcatcttcgactggttaaTGGTTGTTCGGgtcatcattaacgttggagaacatatcgtttataaatttttgcatataacgttcttcattgacctcttcattgaCTGTATTATTAAACTTCGTTCTTGGATCATTGAACTCCGTCACATCATCctccaattgaccatcatcatcatccaagtcaccggcatcatcatcatcatcattaaccatagtaagtctcttttctccatgaaaataccataattcataattaagatttattccataaatgatgaggtgagtcttcacattGACTATTTCCATAGAAgtcgtgttcaagcatttcacgcaaggacatttcactgttTGTCGTCTTGTATTACTCACTACAAACTCGAGTAATTTATCAACCCTTTCTCGTAAACTGGATGATCTCAACGTAAGCTCATCCAAGTTTTATtgggtacttccatctttctaataagatggcaaacaacccgcattaattaatatttacttagCTTGATCTACATATAAATTAGGCTTACATTCTCTAATACTATACCACTATTTCAAATTACATtctctaaatataaattaggcTTAAATAAAATGTGAGTTGGTTATCCGTATATGTACCATAATCCAGTATAATACCCTAATTAATCAAGTCAAACTATACCACTAATACTTAACAAGTCAACAAATTAATCAGATTAGTATTCAACCTATTTTCATCAAATCTGATTTAAGACACTATAACAAATAAACTAAAGTGAGAAACCACGTGCTTCAAGCATATTTCAACAATTTTGACAAAATCTAATtactaatctaacatatatatctaattacaaagtcaattcattcattcacaaaatcaatacataaaaaataatacatatttcaAGTTGatcaaacctaacataaatcaaacttaaatcagCTCTGGTTTCTTTCGAACCAAAAGACTCTGAAGTCGCAGGCAATAGGTCCTAGATAAAACAAATCCGCATTAATAGACGCATAAGCTTCAATAGAAGCTTTTTCACAAGCGAACTCCGAGCGAATATCTTTCACTCACTGAAAACCAAGTCTAactctaacataaatcaaacctaacataaatcaaacttaaatctaacaaaatctaacataaatgaaacctaacataaatctaacatcaatccaaactaacataaatctaacataaatcaaacctaaaaataacatcaatcaaacttaaatctaacaaaatctaacctaaatcaaactaaaactaacatcaac is part of the Impatiens glandulifera chromosome 1, dImpGla2.1, whole genome shotgun sequence genome and encodes:
- the LOC124945630 gene encoding uncharacterized protein LOC124945630, translated to MTDAWTDRKRRSIMNLCVHCREGMSFLSSREDSDSAHTGDYIFEYVDKCIEDIGEDKVVQVVTDNALNNMAAKRLLKVKSPNVFWTSCAAHTMNLMLEGIGKQSKFKKTIDSAKELTIFIYGHHQTLSMIRTYTDNIEIVRPGVTRFAKVLRIVDGDRPSMPWLYGKLKEAKEDIKSALNGVEGNYKPLLDIIELKGKGRLDNELHITTYFLNPFYFAKNRAGIGGAFEVMEAIQKCVEMFFPGDEILQGNVINGELQIYKNLEASFRAKFANCYEEINANSWFSFDPVGWWSNYGGSAKNLQRMAIRILSLTTSSSGCERNWSSFAMVHTKNRNRLTTEKLNDLVYVQFNSKLFYKKKTNDILEVSDYNKAQHMMVDGVQDVESNVDEEIDPITGATHMEVGNVVQLREPCEEEEFVSEPEDIDENNDAECRWDED